The following coding sequences are from one Ooceraea biroi isolate clonal line C1 chromosome 5, Obir_v5.4, whole genome shotgun sequence window:
- the LOC113561893 gene encoding proline-rich protein 2-like: MKANGTNNGCSRLNTPLAATTTLEDPGTPASWKGPPPGSEASPFTPNSVGQGGGPGSGPYNSTGGPPSNAGFQGPSPFPGSAGSPAGAPPYQGPPPGSATPQYTASPAPSGSSTPGPGPPPNSTGFPPPPNSSGPPYNGPGPSPFGSPSGAPPQFVGRPGSSGPPFVPPGAGNPHFPSHGQPFGGPQYGIPPGSPFGPGGHPMAGPMGPGHPAMIGPGGPVDRLDQG, from the exons ATGAAGGCCAATGGGACAAACAATG GCTGTAGCCGTCTGAATACGCCATTGGCAGCCACCACCACGCTGGAGGATCCGGGTACACCAGCCTCCTGGAAGGGCCCGCCGCCCGGTTCGGAGGCATCACCCTTTACGCCCAATTCTGTCGGTCAGGGCGGTGGTCCCGGCTCGGGTCCCTACAATAGCACAGGTGGTCCGCCCAGCAATGCAGGCTTCCAAGGTCCGAGTCCGTTTCCCGGCAGCGCCGGCAGCCCAGCCGGAGCACCGCCGTATCAGGGTCCGCCTCCCGGTTCGGCGACGCCACAGTACACGGCATCCCCCGCGCCGAGCGGTTCCTCGACGCCTGGTCCTGGACCACCGCCCAATTCCACCGGCTTCCCACCGCCCCCGAATAGCTCAGGCCCGCCGTACAATGGGCCCGGGCCCAGTCCGTTTGGATCACCCTCCGGTGCGCCACCGCAATTCGTCGGCCGACCTGGTTCCTCGGGACCACCGTTCGTACCACCAGGTGCCGGTAATCCGCACTTTCCATCCCATGGCCAGCCGTTTGGTGGACCGCAGTACGGGATACCACCCGGGAGTCCATTCGGGCCTGGTGGACATCCCATGGCCGGACCTATGGGTCCTGGACATCCCGCAATGATCGGACCCGGCGGACCTGTCGACAGGCTAGATCAAGGGTGA